GTCGGACCGACTGACGTAGACTACCGTGAGTGGGGGAAGGCTCTTTTGATCTTGATCCTCGTCGTCGTCGCGGCACAGGATGTCTATGGCCCTTACCGTTCCTACCTCCGCCACGACGCCGATCTGAGCGGAGAGCCCTGGCTGGATGGTCACGTCCCTTACGCTGTCCGCGTCGCTGTAGGCGAAGGCCTCGTTTCTCTGAGCTCCCTGGTCGAGGGTTGTCCTCCTATGACACATAAAGCAGGCGCCCTCTTTGGGCCTGATCACCTGGACGATGCCCGAATGAGCCCTTTCGTGAAGTCCCACCTGAAGGGAGGGCTTGCCGAGCTGAATGGTCATGTCGTTAACGAAGGCTCTGGAGGAATCGGTGTCGGTGGTGCATATGAGGAGATCGCAGTCTTTGGCTATGTCCATGGTCGTCTCCATCGACCTTTGATCCTCCACTACGTCCAGAGGGCAGGCCAAGACGTTCAGAGAAGGGCAGATCTCCATCACTCTGTCCTTTAAGGCATCGACTTTGAGCCTTCCCAGATCCTTGAGTCCGCACTGATGTCTGGACAGGTTGTGAGGCTCCAGGATATCCGGGTCCATGAGATAGATGGTTCCCACTCCCGCTCGAGCCAGCTCCATCGCCATCGCCGATCCCAAGCTCCCACAGCCCACCATCATCACGGCCTTATCCCTAAGCTCGATGGTCTCCAAAAGCCCGAGGTTCCTGCTGTAGACGTCCTCCTCCGGGTCGACGTAGGTGGGGCTAAGCTCTGCGACCTCTCCCTCCTCTATGCCGTAGAAGCGGATATCCCCCGAGTCGAACAGAACGGCGGTAACCTGGTTGGGATGGGCGGGAACCGGTATAGACTCCACTCCACGGATGAACTTGATGAGTCCGTTCTGATCTCCCGGCAGAGGAAGAAAGACAAAACTCTCGTCTTTGTTCCACCGGCCTCTGTAAACGGCGGTCATGGCGTTGCTGTGGACAAACTCGCGAACCCAGTTTTCGTCTACGTATAGCTTGGTCATTCCCGATGCCTCCTCGGTATTTTTCTCGTCCTCCCTGGCGGTCCAGAGATGGGAGATTTTCAGGTTGCCCTCCTCAAGGGTCGCCACGTACAGATCTATCTGAACCTTGCTTCCCGCTCTGGTGACTATGGGCAGAACCAGTAGCTGATGGTCCTCCTCCTCCAGTATCTCCCTGGCGGTTCTCCTGTCGATCTCGCTCAGGGTGTTGAGCGATCCTGGGTGTCTGTGCCACTCTCCCAGATATATCCAGCCTTTCTCCCTGCCGTAGTAGTCGACTCTCTCTCTGGCGTAAGCCATGTCCGGGCTGTAACAGGCCCTCTCTCGCCTTATGGGCTTGATGCAGCTTCTGTGAACCGTGACGGTCGTACCTTCCTCGTCGACGTCTATGTGCCCTATGAGGATCCCTCCTGTCTCCAGATCGTCCTCCCTCGAGGCCTCCCTGAGGATCTTTTTCCAAGCCTTAGGATCGAACTGAACCGATATGCTCATATCCTTTACCTCCTTCGATTTTAGCGTCTACCTTGTAATATATTTATTTTTATAGAGATATAGAGAGGGAGCCAGGCTTATTTCCCTGACCCCCTTATCTCAATACCTAAAGACGATCTTCCTGGACGTTGGTTATGTTGACCTGATAGGTTGGGCCCGGAAGGGGATTATTGCTGATAGGCTGTCCCAACGTGACGTGGTAAAACCGACCGGTTAGCGCCTCTTTCGCCGATCTCCTGGTGATCCAGAGTGCCTCGCTGATGTTGGCTAGGCCGAAATGCCTGTTCGGAAGCTCAAGGATCAGATAGCCCTCCTCTCTGTAGTCCACCGCTAGCCCCCATAGGGAGGAGCCCCTGTTTATCTTTTCCACCTTTACGCCGTTTTTACCGTGAAGCTGTGCCATCTCCACCACCACGTTCCCGGCCTTGGGTCCCTGGGGATAGAATTGGAGAACCCTGACCGATAGCCTTTTGCCTGTGGCGTCTCTGTTCTCGTCGTAGTAGTACCCGCTTCTGCTCCTGGGCATAAAGCCCTTTACGTCCTGGCCGAAGTGAACCTCGTATCCCGCAAAGTCGCCTCCTTGGCTTCTTTTCCGATAGAAGGCTTCGGCGGGGATATACAGAGACTCGTCGGCGGCGGAGGAGAGAACGTTCTTCCAGGCCGGACCTCTGAACTTACAGCCTTTGTCGTTGGTGTCCACGACGTAGATCTCCCCTTCACTGTTGATCACCTCGTAGACCCCCTCTCCGGTTGACCGTGGAGAGGGATCCTTCCGCCTAAAGCTATTCATAAAATCGTTGAAGGCCATGCTATTCCTCCTACTCTCTTCCCGGCCATCTACCTGTTCTGCTGTAAACCTCCCAGGCGTTGAGCCAGGCCGCCGTCCAGGCCACTATGGTCGGAGCGGTGGTCTCCATTCCGACTCCCTGGCTTTTGCCTCCGTCGTGGGTGTTTGAGTACAGACAGAGATGGCCGTCCATGTACATGTGCTTGGAGTTCTTCTCCTTCATAAACTCCATAACAAAAGCCTTTATCTCCCCATAGGGATAGTTCTCGGGATAGACCACGGCGACGTTAAAAACGTTTCCGAAGTTGGTCCTGAGCTTTCCCGCCCAGAACAGACTGCCCTTCTTGGCGAAGTCCAGCTGACTATCGCCCTCCATGAGCTTAAACTGAGGGTGTTTCTTGGCCATAACGCCGCTTTCTTTGGAGAGGCGGTTTTTGAGATTGGGGGTCTGATACCAGTAAGTCATGAGAGTTACCTCCTTAAGGGTTTAGGTTTGTCTTGCAAGAGAAGGGCTCTGGATTGATCTCCAGAGCCCTTCTCTTGTTTATTATTTACTTTTCAGGATACTTGCAGTTGCCCTCCATACAGGGAGGAGCCAGCGGACTATAAAGGTTCCCGCCGCCAGGCCGCTGGTAGCTATGGCTAACCAGAATAGCCAGTAGGTAAAGTCGTTTACCCTGGTAACCGTAGTATCGATGATCCCGCTTTTGCCCTGAGACCTGCGATACTGCTCGTTCTCCCACAGTGCGTAAACTCCCGTTCCTCCGACTATGGCCTTCCAGTGTTTTTCCACAAACTGGACCCCTGCCTCTCCTGTCTTGCCCAGAAACCGGGCTATCTCATCGAGCTTAGCTCCTGATATACCCGCCTTTTGGGCCCTTTTAAGAACTACCCGACCGCTCCTTCCAAGTTGCTCTACCGCGACCTTGGCGACAGGTTTCGATGCCTTTATTCCAATTCCGATAGCGTCATCGCCGTACTTTTTGGCCCCCTTTACAATATCATCCCCAAACTTGCTAAACGCCTTGGTCAATACAGTGGACCCTGGAAATGCCTGACAGGGAGCGGAGTTCAGGGCAGTAAGGGCTACAATAGCTACGAACAGCACCGTCTTTATAGTCTTGCACATTATCGTTGCACCCCCTTAAGTGTTCTGTCGATAGACCTCGTGAGGTCAAGGCGAAGCTCCTCTATAAAGCTGTCCATGGCGTTTCCAACCGATACTTTCAGACCGTCCTCGGTGCTCATGCGAACTATCTTCTGTATGATCATGTCTATCACTATTCCTACTATGATTCCCGACATTACTTTAGTTAATGTAGAGGACACGCCCTTAGACACCGCTCCTGCGATCAGTCGAGAGCCTGGCCCGGCGATTACTCCTTTCGACAGTCCCGAGGCGAAGGATCCACCCATAACCCCTGCCACGATTACCTCCGGCAGATTCCAGGCCAATAACTGCCCTCCTGCTGAGACCATCGATGGGGTCTGGGATATCGTCTGAAACCTAAATTTCCTTATGAGATGGTCCTGCTCAGCCTGACTGAGCTGCCCGGCTAAATCCTTTCTTACCGCCCTCAGCCAGCGATCCTCGTAGAGCCCTGCGGTGGCCTCAAGGTTCTCCCCTAGCTCGTTAAGCTGGATATCCAGGTCGAAAAGAAGATGCTCTTTGACCATCTTCTCCATCTTCGCCTCCGTCCTGGGGTTGCCGGATGAGAACAGGTCCGCCATAGAGCTCCCCATGAGGGAGATGCCGGTGAAAAATCCGTAATAATCGTCGGCAAAGTTCTCTATTCTGCCGGATGAAGCTATGGTTCTACTGAGGTTCGAGGTAAAGTCGTCCACGTCCTTCAGTAGAGCCTTCCGAAGGAGAGCGGTGTTCTCGTTCCAGCGATACTGGATAACCTCCTCCGGTGACGACAAATAGGAGACCATTACCTTGCCCCTCAGGTCGGCATTTGCCAAAATCGCCGCAACTATAAGTGCTGTCGCAAATACCATAATCGACAACCGGGAAGAACTCCGCTTTTGCTCTCTGTAACCTTTGTTCTGAGCCTTTTTCATCCTTATCCCTCCTATGTTATTGGTTGAAAAAC
This genomic interval from Dethiosulfovibrio salsuginis contains the following:
- a CDS encoding ThiF family adenylyltransferase, whose product is MSISVQFDPKAWKKILREASREDDLETGGILIGHIDVDEEGTTVTVHRSCIKPIRRERACYSPDMAYARERVDYYGREKGWIYLGEWHRHPGSLNTLSEIDRRTAREILEEEDHQLLVLPIVTRAGSKVQIDLYVATLEEGNLKISHLWTAREDEKNTEEASGMTKLYVDENWVREFVHSNAMTAVYRGRWNKDESFVFLPLPGDQNGLIKFIRGVESIPVPAHPNQVTAVLFDSGDIRFYGIEEGEVAELSPTYVDPEEDVYSRNLGLLETIELRDKAVMMVGCGSLGSAMAMELARAGVGTIYLMDPDILEPHNLSRHQCGLKDLGRLKVDALKDRVMEICPSLNVLACPLDVVEDQRSMETTMDIAKDCDLLICTTDTDSSRAFVNDMTIQLGKPSLQVGLHERAHSGIVQVIRPKEGACFMCHRRTTLDQGAQRNEAFAYSDADSVRDVTIQPGLSAQIGVVAEVGTVRAIDILCRDDDEDQDQKSLPPLTVVYVSRSDEEGLGRPQLRFAHYDLEAVDDCPACGNDDLPLNLDDYLQEDTEQEINIGLAQD
- a CDS encoding S1 domain-containing protein; this encodes MAFNDFMNSFRRKDPSPRSTGEGVYEVINSEGEIYVVDTNDKGCKFRGPAWKNVLSSAADESLYIPAEAFYRKRSQGGDFAGYEVHFGQDVKGFMPRSRSGYYYDENRDATGKRLSVRVLQFYPQGPKAGNVVVEMAQLHGKNGVKVEKINRGSSLWGLAVDYREEGYLILELPNRHFGLANISEALWITRRSAKEALTGRFYHVTLGQPISNNPLPGPTYQVNITNVQEDRL